A genomic stretch from Rhineura floridana isolate rRhiFlo1 chromosome 18, rRhiFlo1.hap2, whole genome shotgun sequence includes:
- the HSD11B1L gene encoding hydroxysteroid 11-beta-dehydrogenase 1-like protein isoform X2, giving the protein MELESVRRDRRCTGRIAAPFSTTYSATKFAVEGFFGSLRNELIMQKKEVTVTLCFLGLIDMASALNTRDIVTLKAASASGAALAIVKGGATQAMDVFYPWTMELVCQVRDWFPRLRDWIMRGLYNYPSA; this is encoded by the exons GGAGAATTGCAGCCCCTTTCAGCACCACCTACTCTGCCACCAAGTTTGCCGTGGAGGGCTTCTTTGGCTCTCTGCGTAACGAGCTAATCATGCAAAAGAAAGAGGTGACTGTTACCCTCTGCTTCCTTGGCCTGATCGACATGGCGTCGGCTCTGAACACCAG GGACATCGTGACCCTGAAGGCTGCTTCTGCCTCTGGGGCAGCCTTGGCCATCGTGAAAGGTGGGGCCACCCAGGCCATGGATGTCTTCTACCCCTGGACGATGGAACTGGTGTGTCAAGTTCGAGATTGGTTCCCACGGCTAAGGGACTGGATTATGCGTGGCTTATATAATTATCCCAGTGCCTGA